A region of Helicoverpa zea isolate HzStark_Cry1AcR chromosome 16, ilHelZeax1.1, whole genome shotgun sequence DNA encodes the following proteins:
- the LOC124637825 gene encoding complement component 1 Q subcomponent-binding protein, mitochondrial isoform X2 — MNGLGKTAQRLIQTCVQSTTITGAVVSRAQAPVKRDFTRGIWHMSCSKRLDGLTASSTLLHSHSNTCGCGCGLKAMHTKGERELVEFLTEEIVAERKAQKVKVLPLELEGFVICGDGAEVVLSKKLKDELIKITFNVNHTVDSDELEGEVQPEKQEFAEMRSRPQFEVDIVRGDTTLGFTCSYLQEPPAANASADEYNDVFGIDELTIYKGGWNDKVYAVAGDVLDGYLYDLLMNLLEEKGVSNEFVTKLSDFSTAYEHSAYINLLETVSQFTIGKQK; from the exons atgaACGGACTAGGAAAAACTGCTCAGCGACTAATACAAACCTGTGTGCAAAGCACAACGATAACGGGTGCTGTAGTATCCCGTGCTCAAGCCCCCGTCAAACGTGATTTCACCAGAGGAATATGGCACATGAGCTGTTCGAAGAGGCTGGATGGGCTCACAGCATCGTCCACCCTTCTGCACAGCCACTCCAACACATGCGGCTGCGGTTGCGGTCTGAAGGCGATGCACACGAAAG GTGAGAGGGAACTAGTAGAATTTCTGACAGAGGAGATTGTAGCTGAACGCAAGGCTCAGAAGGTCAAGGTGCTGCCGTTGGAGCTGGAGGGCTTTGTCATCTGCGGAGACGGTGCCGAGGTTGTGCTGTCCAAGAAACTGAAGGATGAACT CATCAAGATAACATTCAACGTGAACCACACGGTGGACTCTGACGAGCTGGAGGGCGAGGTGCAGCCCGAGAAGCAGGAGTTCGCGGAGATGCGCTCGCGGCCGCAGTTCGAGGTGGACATCGTGCGCGGGGACACGACTCTCGGCTTCACCTGCTCCTATCTGCAGGAGCCGCCGGCAGCCAACGCTTCTGCTGATGAGTACA atgACGTGTTCGGTATTGACGAGCTGACCATCTACAAGGGCGGGTGGAACGACAAGGTGTACGCTGTCGCTGGCGACGTGCTTGACGGG TACCTTTACGATTTGCTGATGAATCTGCTTGAAGAGAAAGGCGTGAGCAACGAGTTCGTGACCAAGTTGTCGGACTTCAGCACGGCTTACGAGCATAGTGCCTACATCAACCTGCTTGAGACCGTCTCCCAGTTCACCATCGGCAAGCAGAAGTAG
- the LOC124637826 gene encoding protein lin-37 homolog isoform X2, whose product MPKRRRLFTPMKNRTSKPQHNRDSSDAREPHHIAEVATARGRLKGALMEVLDPAGDESDASSDYVPDKRDSQSQETEKSEDEERPYRRKWSPHRQSYVLKLFDRSVDLSQFTEESPLYPICRAWIANQPRANYSEFGKSEPELDLQSETLELPGPEGPHVSKIPPLLPEQLKANKNNINLNYREAPPPSREQLLASHSVRWTAVRQAWLEQAAKVEARYETTQQILNKINVKYV is encoded by the exons ATGCCTAAACGAAGGAGATTATTTACGCCTATGAAGAACAGAACGTCAAAACCTCAGCACAACAGAGATAGTAGCGATGCAAGAG AACCGCACCATATTGCAGAAGTGGCCACGGCCCGAGGAAGGCTCAAGGGAGCCCTGATGGAGGTACTAGACCCGGCAGGCGATGAGTCTGATGCATCCTCAGATTATGTTCCTGATAAGAGAGatag TCAAAGTCAAGAAACAGAAAAATCAGAGGATGAAGAAAGGCCTTACCGAAGGAAGTGGTCGCCACATCGGCAGTCCTACGTGCTCAAGCTGTTCGACCGAAGTGTAGACCTGTCGCAGTTCACAGAAGAGTCTCCGCTGTACCCTATATGCAGGGCTTGGATAGCCAACCAGCCAAGGGCTAATTATAGCGAATTTGG AAAATCTGAACCAGAGTTGGACCTGCAGTCAGAAACACTTGAGCTGCCAGGGCCAGAGGGTCCACATGTGTCCAAAATACCGCCTCTACTGCCAGAACAACTGAAGGCcaacaaaaacaacattaactTGAACTAt CGTGAAGCCCCGCCGCCGTCTCGCGAGCAGCTCCTAGCATCACACTCGGTGCGGTGGACGGCGGTACGACAGGCGTGGCTGGAGCAAGCTGCCAAGGTCGAGGCCCGGTACGAGACCACGCAGCAGATACTCAACAAAATCAATGTCAAGTATGTATAA
- the LOC124637825 gene encoding complement component 1 Q subcomponent-binding protein, mitochondrial isoform X1, with the protein MNGLGKTAQRLIQTCVQSTTITGAVVSRAQAPVKRDFTRGIWHMSCSKRLDGLTASSTLLHSHSNTCGCGCGLKAMHTKANEKLFIGERELVEFLTEEIVAERKAQKVKVLPLELEGFVICGDGAEVVLSKKLKDELIKITFNVNHTVDSDELEGEVQPEKQEFAEMRSRPQFEVDIVRGDTTLGFTCSYLQEPPAANASADEYNDVFGIDELTIYKGGWNDKVYAVAGDVLDGYLYDLLMNLLEEKGVSNEFVTKLSDFSTAYEHSAYINLLETVSQFTIGKQK; encoded by the exons atgaACGGACTAGGAAAAACTGCTCAGCGACTAATACAAACCTGTGTGCAAAGCACAACGATAACGGGTGCTGTAGTATCCCGTGCTCAAGCCCCCGTCAAACGTGATTTCACCAGAGGAATATGGCACATGAGCTGTTCGAAGAGGCTGGATGGGCTCACAGCATCGTCCACCCTTCTGCACAGCCACTCCAACACATGCGGCTGCGGTTGCGGTCTGAAGGCGATGCACACGAAAG CCaatgaaaaactatttatagGTGAGAGGGAACTAGTAGAATTTCTGACAGAGGAGATTGTAGCTGAACGCAAGGCTCAGAAGGTCAAGGTGCTGCCGTTGGAGCTGGAGGGCTTTGTCATCTGCGGAGACGGTGCCGAGGTTGTGCTGTCCAAGAAACTGAAGGATGAACT CATCAAGATAACATTCAACGTGAACCACACGGTGGACTCTGACGAGCTGGAGGGCGAGGTGCAGCCCGAGAAGCAGGAGTTCGCGGAGATGCGCTCGCGGCCGCAGTTCGAGGTGGACATCGTGCGCGGGGACACGACTCTCGGCTTCACCTGCTCCTATCTGCAGGAGCCGCCGGCAGCCAACGCTTCTGCTGATGAGTACA atgACGTGTTCGGTATTGACGAGCTGACCATCTACAAGGGCGGGTGGAACGACAAGGTGTACGCTGTCGCTGGCGACGTGCTTGACGGG TACCTTTACGATTTGCTGATGAATCTGCTTGAAGAGAAAGGCGTGAGCAACGAGTTCGTGACCAAGTTGTCGGACTTCAGCACGGCTTACGAGCATAGTGCCTACATCAACCTGCTTGAGACCGTCTCCCAGTTCACCATCGGCAAGCAGAAGTAG
- the LOC124637823 gene encoding ATP-dependent RNA helicase DDX42, whose translation MSYNSGGSGSKGFGFAGFTMPKRNPSNVSLHAVPPPTTPMHAVPPPSTGLSKQGYSTMSAITQNAVTGNWGSLGKKRSKTEDEYFDEDDEPPTPALAYIPAPGSPTYEAASSSKAAEEDEEDPLDAYMAGLEQQAAKDLVASKENAVSGKGDSGRGTRGDIDEMDDEESYYKYMEDNPLNHGDDGSDIEIEYDEDGNPIAPPKKKFIDPLPPIDHSEIEYEPFEKNFYVPHEDIEQLTPQQVEELKKNLGVKISGPDPPRPVSSFAHLGFDEQLMKAIRRSEYTQPTPVQAAGVPAALSGRDLIGIARTGSGKTAAFLWPLLVHIMDQKELAPGDGPIGLILAPTRELAQQIYMEAKRFGKVYNIRCVCCYGGGSKWEQCKALEGGGAEIIVGTPGRVIDLIKCKATSLQRVTYLVLDEADRMFDMGFEPQVRSICSHVRPDRQALLFSATFPRRVERLARDALHDPVRVQHGAAGEASALVTQHVRIFHKPEQKWTWLLNHLVEFLSAGSVLIFVTKKLEAEQTAANLGVQQYDALLLHGDMEQADRNKVITAFKRNENNILVATDVAARGLDIPHIRTVVNYTVARDIDTHTHRVGRTGRAGVRGDAYTLLDQARDRDFAGHLLRNLEGVQQEVPEDLMQLAMQSAWFRKSRFKKGKGKNLNVGGCGLGYKERPGLPPPKEESSPAVSVDKSHGPATDRLASLKAAFRSQYNQFTASTDHSWEQTRPSIQPGVNAPAAPAPPDEAPQEEKPEDRAERIRKSGKRSRWE comes from the exons ATGAGTTATAATTCTGGTGGGAGTGGTAGTAAGGGGTTCGGGTTCGCTGGTTTTACGATGCCGAAGCGCAACCCGTCGAATGTGTCGCTGCATGCGGTGCCGCCGCCAACGACGCCGATGCACGCCGTGCCGCCTCCTTCCACGGGCCTGTCGAAGCAGGGCTACTCCACCATGAGCGCCATCACACAGAACGCCGTCACTGGCAACTGGGGATCGCTGGGGAAGAAGCGATCCAAGACTGAGGATGA GTACTTTGATGAGGATGATGAGCCCCCAACCCCAGCCCTGGCTTACATCCCTGCCCCTGGGAGCCCCACATATGAAGCTGCTTCTAGTTCTAAG GCTGCAGAAGAAGATGAAGAGGATCCCCTGGACGCCTACATGGCAGGCTTGGAGCAGCAGGCAGCCAAAGACCTGGTGGCCAGCAAGGAGAATGCAGTCAGTGGCAAGGGAGACAGCGGCCGAGGAACTAGAGGAGATATTGATGAAATGGATGATGAAGAGAGTTATTATAA GTACATGGAAGATAACCCCCTAAACCATGGCGACGATGGTTCAGACATTGAAATAGAATACGACGAAGATGGCAACCCCATCGCCCCCCCTAAGAAGAAGTTCATTGACCCCCTGCCTCCCATAGATCACTCGGAGATAGAATATGAACCGTTTGAGAAGAACTTCTACGTGCCACATGAGGATATTGAGCAGTTGACCCCACAGCAGGTTGAGGAGTTGAAGAAGAATTTGGGGGTTAAG ATATCAGGCCCGGACCCGCCACGGCCAGTCAGCAGTTTCGCTCACCTGGGCTTCGACGAGCAGCTGATGAAAGCTATCCGTCGCTCTGAATACACACAACCCACGCCCGTGCAAGCCGCTGGTGTGCCCGCCGCGTTGTCTGGCAGGGATCTTATAG GTATCGCTCGCACGGGTTCCGGTAAAACAGCAGCATTCTTGTGGCCGCTGTTAGTGCACATCATGGATCAGAAGGAGTTGGCGCCCGGGGACGGACCCATCGGTCTTATCCTGGCGCCCACCAGGGAACTTGCACAACAG ATCTACATGGAAGCGAAACGTTTCGGCAAAGTATACAACATCAGATGCGTGTGTTGCTATGGTGGCGGGTCTAAATGGGAACAGTGCAAGGCGTTAGAAG GTGGTGGCGCAGAGATCATAGTGGGTACTCCGGGTCGTGTGATCGACCTCATCAAGTGCAAGGCGACGAGCTTGCAGCGAGTCACTTACCTGGTGCTTGATGAGGCGGACAGGATGTTTGATATGGGTTTCG AACCGCAAGTCCGTTCAATCTGCAGCCACGTGCGTCCCGACCGGCAAGCTCTGCTATTCTCCGCCACCTTCCCGCGCCGCGTGGAGAGGCTCGCACGCGACGCGCTGCACGACCCCGTGCGAGTGCAGCACGGCGCTGCTGGCGAGGCCAGTGCTCTGGTCACGCAGCATGTCCG AATATTCCACAAACCAGAGCAAAAATGGACATGGTTACTAAACCACTTAGTCGAGTTTCTCTCTGCGGGGAGTGTTCTAATATTCGTTACTAAGAAG TTAGAGGCTGAACAAACGGCAGCTAACTTGGGCGTGCAACAATATGACGCGTTGCTCTTACACGGAGACATGGAACAAGCCGACAGGAACAAAGTTATAACTGCCTTCAAGCGGAACGAGAATAATATACTAGTCGCTACTGATGTCGCAG CTCGCGGTCTGGACATCCCGCACATCCGCACGGTGGTGAACTACACAGTGGCGCGGGACATCGACACGCACACGCACCGCGTGGGCCGCACGGGCCGCGCCGGCGTACGCGGCGATGCCTACACTCTGCTCGACCAAGCCCGGGACAGGGACTTCGCCGGACACCTGCTCAGGAACCTGGAGGGAGTGCAGCag GAAGTACCCGAGGACCTGATGCAGCTAGCGATGCAGTCGGCGTGGTTCCGCAAGTCTCGCTTCAAGAAGGGCAAGGGCAAGAACCTTAACGTCGGCGGTTGCGGTCTAGG TTACAAGGAGCGTCCGGGTCTGCCGCCGCCGAAGGAGGAGTCGTCCCCGGCGGTGAGCGTGGACAAGTCGCACGGACCTGCTACTGACAGGCTCGCCTCGCTCAAGGCGGCCTTCCGATCACAGTATAATCAG TTCACAGCCTCAACAGACCACTCGTGGGAACAAACCCGACCCTCCATCCAGCCCGGAGTCAACGcccccgccgcccccgcgccACCCGACGAGGCCCCACAGGAAGAGAAGCCGGAGGACAGAGCCGAGAGGATCAGGAAGAGTGGGAAGAGAAGCCGGTGGGAGTAA
- the LOC124637826 gene encoding protein lin-37 homolog isoform X3: MPKRRRLFTPMKNRTSKPQHNRDSSDAREVATARGRLKGALMEVLDPAGDESDASSDYVPDKRDSQSQETEKSEDEERPYRRKWSPHRQSYVLKLFDRSVDLSQFTEESPLYPICRAWIANQPRANYSEFGKSEPELDLQSETLELPGPEGPHVSKIPPLLPEQLKANKNNINLNYREAPPPSREQLLASHSVRWTAVRQAWLEQAAKVEARYETTQQILNKINVNAL; this comes from the exons ATGCCTAAACGAAGGAGATTATTTACGCCTATGAAGAACAGAACGTCAAAACCTCAGCACAACAGAGATAGTAGCGATGCAAGAG AAGTGGCCACGGCCCGAGGAAGGCTCAAGGGAGCCCTGATGGAGGTACTAGACCCGGCAGGCGATGAGTCTGATGCATCCTCAGATTATGTTCCTGATAAGAGAGatag TCAAAGTCAAGAAACAGAAAAATCAGAGGATGAAGAAAGGCCTTACCGAAGGAAGTGGTCGCCACATCGGCAGTCCTACGTGCTCAAGCTGTTCGACCGAAGTGTAGACCTGTCGCAGTTCACAGAAGAGTCTCCGCTGTACCCTATATGCAGGGCTTGGATAGCCAACCAGCCAAGGGCTAATTATAGCGAATTTGG AAAATCTGAACCAGAGTTGGACCTGCAGTCAGAAACACTTGAGCTGCCAGGGCCAGAGGGTCCACATGTGTCCAAAATACCGCCTCTACTGCCAGAACAACTGAAGGCcaacaaaaacaacattaactTGAACTAt CGTGAAGCCCCGCCGCCGTCTCGCGAGCAGCTCCTAGCATCACACTCGGTGCGGTGGACGGCGGTACGACAGGCGTGGCTGGAGCAAGCTGCCAAGGTCGAGGCCCGGTACGAGACCACGCAGCAGATACTCAACAAAATCAATGTCAA CGCCCTTTGA
- the LOC124637824 gene encoding rRNA N6-adenosine-methyltransferase ZCCHC4, whose protein sequence is MPRKRKLETNKTIPQKSLPVEVVIEDVTSHPLCLHGPTLLFSTEKGRYFACASCRNKECPVHIDEEDWLKESVRKRNEKYYSLIPKIDKTAAWSNFGEVKSRHYVDRAFCNTCEELYLVSKPSKKHAKDHRIITPLTDEQLSRPTSWLPMLENDSVEAQYMFTKKSVSTVFGILRNNNISNILCIGTPSIHEEARSRSDFNSILLDYDKRHQNFYPPNKFIWYNMFNNYMFNGNEDEKVLKKFFKQSREGGICIVMDPPFGGRVEPLVQTIKELSDSYRKITDSSEGLIPVLWAFPYFSEPYIKNMAPEIKMHDYQIEYTNHKKFLNKMKDGRKFVSPIRFFTNLPFNTIDLSNDSHYKMCNKCKFYVASSNNHCNKCGECTSKNGMTYKHCDVCKRCVKPTFFHCKECGRCCQQKNHVCGVVVESQSCFNCKEKGHKQSDCPQLQGTNKKKRKSA, encoded by the exons ATGCCTAGAAAACGTAAactagaaacaaataaaaccatTCCCCAGAAGTCACTGCCCGTAGAAGTGGTAATAGAAGACGTAACTTCACATCCATTGTGTTTGCATGGGCCCACTTTGTTATTCTCGACAGAAAAGGGCCGGTATTTCGCGTGTGCTTCATGTAGGAATAAAGAATGCCCTGTACACATAGACGAGGAAGATTGGCTGAAGGAAAGTGTGAGGAAACGCAACGAAAAGTACTACAGTTTGATTCCAAAAATTGATAAAACGGCAGCATGGAGTAACTTTGGCGAG GTGAAATCCCGACACTATGTGGACAGAGCATTTTGTAACACATGTGAGGAGCTGTACCTGGTCTCCAAGCCTTCTAAGAAACATGCCAAGGACCACAGGATCATCACTCCCCTTACAGATGAGCAGCTTAGCCGTCCTACTTCCTGGCTACCCATGCTGGAAAATGACTCAGTAGAGGCACAGTACATGTTCACTAAGAAATCTGTCAGCACTGTCTTTGGGATACTTAGGAATAATAATATCAG TAACATCCTGTGCATCGGCACACCCTCCATTCACGAGGAGGCACGGTCCCGCTCAGACTTCAACTCCATCCTACTGGACTATGACAAGCGCCATCAGAACTTCTACCCACCCAACAAGTTCATTTGGTACAACATGTTCAATAACTACATGTTTAACGGCAATGAAGATGAGAAGGTGCTTAAGAAATTCTTTAAGCAGTCACG AGAAGGAGGTATCTGCATAGTAATGGACCCACCATTCGGCGGTAGAGTGGAGCCACTGGTCCAAACAATAAAGGAACTTTCAGACTCCTACAGAAAGATCACTGACTCATCTGAAGGCCTCATTCCAGTTCTGTGGGCGTTCCCCTACTTCTCAGAGCCTTATATTAAGAACATGGCGCCAGAGATAAAAATGCATGACTACCAG ATTGAATACACAAACCACAAGAAATTCCTGAACAAGATGAAAGATGGGCGTAAATTCGTTTCACCAATCCGCTTCTTCACCAACTTACCGTTCAATACCATAGACTTGTCAAACGACAGTCATTACAAGATGTGTAATAAGTGCAAGTTCTACGTGGCTTCGTCTAATAACCACTGTAATAAGTGTGGGGAATGTACCAGCAAGAATGGAATGACGTACAAACATTGTGACGTTTGTAAGCGATGTGTGAAGCCAACCTTCTTCCATTGTAAGGAGTGTGGCCGGTGTTGCCAGCAGAAGAATCATGTGTGTGGAGTTGTTGTTGAGAGTCAG TCTTGCTTCAATTGCAAGGAAAAAGGGCACAAGCAGTCAGACTGCCCGCAACTACAGGGAACAAACAAAAAGAAGCGAAAAAGTGCATAA
- the LOC124637826 gene encoding protein lin-37 homolog isoform X1: MPKRRRLFTPMKNRTSKPQHNRDSSDAREPHHIAEVATARGRLKGALMEVLDPAGDESDASSDYVPDKRDSQSQETEKSEDEERPYRRKWSPHRQSYVLKLFDRSVDLSQFTEESPLYPICRAWIANQPRANYSEFGKSEPELDLQSETLELPGPEGPHVSKIPPLLPEQLKANKNNINLNYREAPPPSREQLLASHSVRWTAVRQAWLEQAAKVEARYETTQQILNKINVNAL, from the exons ATGCCTAAACGAAGGAGATTATTTACGCCTATGAAGAACAGAACGTCAAAACCTCAGCACAACAGAGATAGTAGCGATGCAAGAG AACCGCACCATATTGCAGAAGTGGCCACGGCCCGAGGAAGGCTCAAGGGAGCCCTGATGGAGGTACTAGACCCGGCAGGCGATGAGTCTGATGCATCCTCAGATTATGTTCCTGATAAGAGAGatag TCAAAGTCAAGAAACAGAAAAATCAGAGGATGAAGAAAGGCCTTACCGAAGGAAGTGGTCGCCACATCGGCAGTCCTACGTGCTCAAGCTGTTCGACCGAAGTGTAGACCTGTCGCAGTTCACAGAAGAGTCTCCGCTGTACCCTATATGCAGGGCTTGGATAGCCAACCAGCCAAGGGCTAATTATAGCGAATTTGG AAAATCTGAACCAGAGTTGGACCTGCAGTCAGAAACACTTGAGCTGCCAGGGCCAGAGGGTCCACATGTGTCCAAAATACCGCCTCTACTGCCAGAACAACTGAAGGCcaacaaaaacaacattaactTGAACTAt CGTGAAGCCCCGCCGCCGTCTCGCGAGCAGCTCCTAGCATCACACTCGGTGCGGTGGACGGCGGTACGACAGGCGTGGCTGGAGCAAGCTGCCAAGGTCGAGGCCCGGTACGAGACCACGCAGCAGATACTCAACAAAATCAATGTCAA CGCCCTTTGA
- the LOC124637827 gene encoding partner of Y14 and mago: MATTAYEHDADGCKFIPATQRPDGTWRKPRRIKDGYVPQEEVPLYESKGKQFKARQNTGLPVGLTPEIVAQAQKKKNPGVIQPIPGMLINVDKKKKKKKTGTDEVADKLSKIEITEPNFTTPSPSAPSNTTTDPIKRLKNLRKKLREIETLEEKIKSGNLKTPDKDQKEKLSKKMDIVKEIEVLEK, translated from the exons ATGGCCACAACAGCATATGAGCATGATGCAGATG GGTGCAAATTTATTCCAGCTACGCAAAGACCAGATGGTACTTGGCGCAAACCTCGAAGGATCAAGGATGGCTACGTGCCACAAGAAGAAGTGCCTCTGTATGAGAGCAAGGGCAAACAGTTCAAAGCTCGGCAGAATACTGGTTTACCGGTAGGACTTACTCCCGAGATAGTTGCTCAAGCACAGAAGAAAAAGAACCCTGGTGTAATTCAGCCAATACCGGGTATGCTCATCAATGTTgataaaaagaagaagaaaaagaagacaG GAACTGACGAAGTGGCCGACAAACTTTCCAAAATTGAGATAACGGAACCTAACTTTACAACACCATCACCTTCAGCTCCCAGTAACACCACAACAGATCCCATAAAACGTCTTAAGAACTTAAGAAAAAAACTGAGAGAAATAGAAACTCTTGAGGAGAAAATAAAGTCTGGCAACTTAAAAACCCCTGACAAAGATCAGAAAGAAAAGTTGTCTAAGAAAATGGACATTGTCAAAGAAATAGAAGTTTTAGAGAAATAG